One genomic window of Echinimonas agarilytica includes the following:
- a CDS encoding class I SAM-dependent methyltransferase, whose translation MPESINILCELTSQLAHAKAVAEQCDLEVFEFTKQAEAMWLVMTERGLVLRDGRQPKLGDVTVDWVEGAVAHRRNFGGGRGQAIAKACGLKSGQTPSIIDATAGLGRDAMVLASLGCRVSLIERSPVVAALLFDGYRRALENEDIGDWVSARVALYHGHALDVLKRLECHDVVYLDPMYPHRQKSAQVKKEMRVFQGVVGSDADADALLDVALSKATKRVVVKRPDYAEPLAGKPPHHQIKTKKNRFDVYMLT comes from the coding sequence ATGCCTGAATCGATTAACATCTTATGTGAACTCACCAGTCAGTTAGCCCATGCAAAAGCGGTGGCCGAACAATGCGATCTTGAGGTGTTTGAATTCACTAAACAGGCCGAAGCCATGTGGTTGGTGATGACCGAACGAGGGTTGGTTTTACGTGATGGACGCCAACCTAAATTGGGTGATGTCACCGTGGATTGGGTTGAGGGGGCCGTTGCTCATCGTCGCAATTTTGGCGGTGGCCGAGGGCAGGCGATCGCCAAAGCATGTGGTTTAAAGTCTGGGCAGACGCCTTCAATCATAGATGCTACCGCAGGCCTTGGCCGAGATGCGATGGTATTAGCTTCTTTAGGTTGCCGTGTCTCGCTTATTGAACGCAGCCCTGTGGTTGCGGCCTTGCTGTTTGATGGCTACCGCAGAGCATTAGAAAATGAAGATATTGGCGATTGGGTGAGCGCGCGCGTAGCGCTGTATCACGGTCATGCATTGGACGTGCTAAAGCGTTTGGAATGTCATGATGTCGTGTATTTAGACCCCATGTATCCGCATCGTCAGAAATCGGCTCAGGTCAAAAAAGAAATGCGAGTTTTTCAAGGCGTAGTAGGCTCTGATGCTGATGCCGATGCGCTGCTTGATGTTGCTTTATCCAAAGCGACCAAGCGTGTGGTGGTCAAGCGCCCAGATTATGCAGAGCCGCTTGCGGGGAAACCACCGCACCATCAAATCAAAACCAAAAAAAATCGTTTTGATGTGTATATGCTGACTTAG
- a CDS encoding ATP-binding protein: MNQARLLQLSSVSPQRPLVVAVILGLLAAFTNLFTIPMLANTSLVLGGVFTMLAAILMRPQYALLATLIGVMGLLINWQHGWGFIWFPLEAIFVNWMVRHRVHALVADLIYWLLIGIPIVYFVLVSINNLSPPMLATILTKQVLNGYLYTLIASFFAMLPFVRRQLNADELSLPSLKVYLTQAFGMISTVCLLAYGLMTERNYTISVEEDVKRSLSYSSQQLSDNLDNSLDELKHSFATYATLLEVSPLTNPQPTLEAMLKANPELAAIQLLDKSAEPIYSARRTSFNRPLMSSSNMIAFSNESALEAVKKHEVTLSKVMLKPSVSLYPLISVSAPLYETDQFHAQGVLQGLIDLKTIETRHQQLFIDDEVDYLVLDSSGAALFSSRDIAFPPLKKVVYSPQEMATLPLPVEAITLNLPDGERDYFYHETTLDSGWKLIVLSRTSETLSTLQRHYLNWALFIVLASLVSVALGQLIANLFTRPLEELLSLSNYENPQQANTSPVAPHFHYVEQQQLFSTLARKSKALATYYNSLEQQVNARTHELQVLNDRLSRVLQASSDGILEVGSGGQVNFANQTLAGWLGQSARHLVGQSIDNLLRPVSGSMTLEQCVHEARFTRRIAQGEGLLKLGESLLELEFNAAPTLLEDGNVGAVVMLRNVTSRKEIQRNVDQARRSAEQAARAKSDFVANMSHEIRTPLNAIIGLIQLFGYDNLSQPQRQYLRRMAHGADLLQAIVNDILDYSKIEAGHLELDQQAFDISALLDNLRLLMSSRAEQKDLELECHVMDEVPIGVIGDPLRLSQIMMNLVSNAIKFTQRGSIKVSITALPDCDEDKAHLRFEVSDTGIGIPQDKLSSLFNPFTQADSATTRQYGGTGLGLAICQRLVKLMEGQLQVSSITDRGSKFWFDIQMPVAAPDQSLLQGPSSDTAPPNILFKQQHILVVEDNEVNSQIVQLMLGRLGLKASCASSGEQALATLKGEQGFDLVLMDLQMPDMDGIQTTEVIRTINRFNDLPVIALTAHATLADKKRCLQAGMQDHIGKPINMNELTRILARYLDYETTETDSEALITAPVESADVSSQPDPQPNAGDIAVFYQKYSHLSGHLGTLAEVGAWQDAKDLVGKALAACHAQELQAVRALLVSIRHELSDDQCSAKNLSELDKLLAEQA, translated from the coding sequence ATGAACCAAGCTAGGCTACTTCAATTATCTTCAGTCAGCCCGCAACGGCCACTCGTGGTTGCAGTGATCCTTGGCTTGCTCGCTGCTTTTACCAATCTATTTACGATTCCAATGCTCGCGAATACCAGCCTGGTGCTGGGCGGGGTGTTTACTATGCTGGCGGCTATTTTAATGCGTCCGCAATATGCCTTGCTTGCCACCCTAATTGGGGTAATGGGTCTACTTATCAATTGGCAGCATGGTTGGGGCTTTATTTGGTTTCCGTTGGAAGCCATTTTTGTCAATTGGATGGTCAGGCACAGAGTTCACGCCTTAGTGGCTGATCTGATTTACTGGCTGCTGATTGGCATTCCTATTGTTTATTTCGTACTGGTGAGTATTAACAACCTCTCACCACCCATGCTAGCGACAATTTTAACCAAACAAGTGTTGAATGGTTATTTGTATACTCTGATAGCTTCGTTTTTTGCCATGTTGCCGTTTGTCCGGCGTCAATTGAATGCCGACGAGCTCTCTCTACCATCACTTAAAGTCTATTTAACCCAAGCATTTGGAATGATCAGTACCGTCTGTTTGCTTGCCTATGGATTAATGACCGAGCGCAATTACACCATCAGCGTAGAAGAAGATGTGAAGCGTAGCTTGAGTTATTCATCTCAACAACTTTCCGATAACCTTGACAATAGTTTAGATGAGCTCAAGCACAGCTTCGCTACGTACGCAACTTTGCTCGAAGTATCTCCTCTTACAAACCCTCAGCCTACACTCGAAGCCATGCTCAAGGCCAACCCTGAATTAGCCGCAATACAGCTTCTTGATAAGTCCGCAGAACCCATTTATTCAGCACGCCGAACCTCATTTAATCGGCCGCTAATGAGCTCAAGCAACATGATTGCTTTCTCGAATGAGTCAGCTCTCGAAGCGGTGAAAAAACATGAAGTAACGTTATCAAAAGTGATGCTCAAACCTTCAGTGAGTCTCTATCCACTTATCTCCGTCAGCGCCCCGCTATATGAAACTGATCAATTCCATGCGCAAGGCGTTTTGCAGGGCCTAATCGACCTTAAAACCATTGAGACCCGACATCAGCAGCTATTTATTGATGATGAGGTCGATTACTTAGTATTGGACTCTTCCGGTGCCGCGTTGTTTTCCAGCAGAGACATTGCCTTTCCACCATTGAAAAAGGTGGTTTATAGCCCGCAAGAAATGGCCACACTGCCTTTGCCTGTTGAGGCAATTACACTCAACTTACCCGACGGGGAACGCGACTATTTTTATCATGAAACAACGTTAGATTCCGGCTGGAAGCTTATTGTTCTGTCGAGAACCTCTGAAACCTTAAGTACATTGCAACGGCATTACCTCAATTGGGCTCTGTTTATTGTACTCGCATCATTGGTATCAGTGGCCTTAGGTCAGCTCATTGCGAACTTATTTACTCGCCCGCTTGAAGAGTTATTATCACTGTCCAATTATGAAAACCCGCAACAAGCGAACACTAGCCCTGTGGCCCCGCATTTTCATTACGTGGAACAACAACAGCTTTTTTCCACGCTGGCTCGAAAATCAAAAGCGCTGGCAACGTACTACAACTCGCTGGAACAACAGGTTAATGCTCGAACTCATGAATTACAGGTACTCAACGACCGCCTTAGCCGAGTGTTACAAGCCTCCTCGGACGGCATTTTGGAAGTAGGCTCAGGTGGGCAAGTTAACTTTGCCAACCAAACTCTCGCGGGCTGGCTCGGGCAAAGTGCACGTCACCTTGTGGGGCAATCCATCGACAATTTGCTGCGTCCAGTCAGCGGCTCAATGACTCTAGAGCAATGTGTTCATGAAGCACGATTTACCCGACGAATCGCCCAAGGAGAGGGTTTGTTAAAGCTAGGTGAGTCGCTGCTAGAGCTGGAGTTTAATGCCGCCCCCACACTGCTAGAAGACGGAAATGTGGGTGCCGTAGTCATGTTGCGTAACGTCACTAGTCGCAAAGAAATACAACGGAACGTAGATCAAGCCCGTCGCAGTGCAGAGCAAGCCGCTCGCGCGAAATCAGATTTTGTGGCGAATATGAGCCATGAAATTCGAACACCGTTGAATGCCATTATTGGGCTGATTCAACTGTTTGGCTACGACAACCTCTCTCAACCTCAACGCCAGTACCTTCGTCGCATGGCTCATGGCGCAGATTTACTGCAAGCCATTGTGAATGACATTCTGGATTATTCTAAAATTGAAGCCGGTCATTTGGAGTTAGACCAACAAGCGTTTGATATCAGCGCATTACTCGATAACTTACGATTGTTGATGTCATCCCGTGCAGAGCAAAAAGATTTAGAACTTGAATGCCATGTTATGGACGAAGTGCCTATTGGTGTCATTGGGGATCCATTACGACTGAGCCAAATCATGATGAACTTGGTGTCTAATGCCATTAAGTTTACTCAACGCGGTAGCATTAAAGTAAGCATTACGGCGCTGCCCGACTGTGACGAAGACAAAGCCCACTTACGCTTTGAAGTGTCGGACACAGGTATTGGTATTCCACAAGATAAATTATCGAGTTTATTCAATCCTTTCACTCAAGCCGATTCTGCTACCACGCGACAATACGGAGGCACAGGTTTGGGCCTCGCTATCTGTCAACGCTTGGTGAAATTAATGGAAGGTCAACTGCAAGTCAGCAGCATTACAGACCGAGGCAGTAAATTTTGGTTTGATATTCAAATGCCCGTTGCCGCGCCTGATCAAAGCCTATTGCAGGGCCCTTCGTCCGACACTGCACCGCCCAATATTTTGTTTAAGCAGCAACATATCTTAGTAGTGGAAGACAACGAGGTGAACTCTCAAATTGTTCAACTCATGCTTGGCCGACTGGGCTTGAAAGCTTCCTGCGCCAGCAGTGGCGAACAAGCATTGGCGACCCTCAAAGGCGAACAAGGCTTCGACTTAGTGCTAATGGATTTACAAATGCCCGACATGGACGGCATTCAAACCACAGAAGTCATTCGTACCATCAATCGCTTCAATGATTTACCCGTGATTGCACTGACCGCACATGCAACCCTCGCGGATAAAAAGCGCTGCCTACAAGCTGGCATGCAAGACCATATTGGCAAGCCAATCAATATGAATGAGCTTACGCGCATTCTAGCGCGCTACCTCGATTACGAAACCACTGAAACCGACTCGGAGGCTTTGATCACAGCGCCGGTCGAATCGGCAGATGTTAGCTCTCAGCCTGACCCACAACCTAATGCTGGCGACATTGCAGTATTTTATCAAAAATACAGTCACCTTAGTGGGCACTTAGGCACGTTGGCAGAAGTGGGCGCGTGGCAAGATGCAAAGGATTTAGTCGGAAAAGCATTAGCGGCCTGCCATGCTCAAGAACTACAAGCTGTGAGGGCGTTATTAGTCTCTATTCGACATGAGCTGAGTGATGACCAATGTTCTGCTAAAAACCTATCTGAACTCGATAAGCTTCTAGCAGAGCAAGCATAA
- a CDS encoding dipeptidyl-peptidase 3 family protein, giving the protein MKAFALSTLLASMALVACQPQNAEAPTEVAQKNTTTEVAQYAIAEGFDRSRFDIYTSVPLTADLSHLSANQKQMIALLIEASEIMDDLFWQQAFNQNKDDFLAAIADADVRRFAEINYGPWDRLNADMPFIEGFGKKPLGASFYPADMEKAEFEAFNAPHKDGLYSIVERDANQLLQLKAYSDYYPAELTEAAELLIKASELADDPEFSNYLKLRADALLSNDYYPSDVAWMKMKNNPIDVVIGPIENYEDLLFGYRAAFESYVLVKDLAWSERLSKYAAFLPWLQQELPVGEAYKAETPGSDADLNAYDVIYYAGHSNAGSKTIAINLPNDERVQLAQGTRRLQLKNAMRAKFDKILMPISEQLIVPEQRKYITFDAFFANTMFHEVAHGLGIKNTLDGQGTVRQALKEHASALEEGKADVLGLYMVRKLYEKGEIAEGQLEDYYTTFLAGIFRSVRFGASSAHGVANMLRFNYFAEQGAFTKTDDGLYRVNFEQFERAMDKLSAKIITYQGNGDYDGVALWVENAGEIGPELAQDLAKLDEANIPVDIVFEQGKDMLALD; this is encoded by the coding sequence ATGAAAGCCTTCGCTCTATCCACGTTACTCGCCAGTATGGCTTTAGTCGCTTGTCAGCCACAAAACGCTGAAGCGCCCACTGAAGTCGCGCAAAAAAATACCACGACTGAAGTGGCACAGTACGCCATTGCAGAGGGTTTTGACCGCTCGCGTTTTGATATTTATACCAGTGTTCCACTGACGGCCGATTTAAGCCATTTAAGTGCCAATCAAAAGCAGATGATTGCGTTGCTGATTGAAGCGTCTGAAATTATGGATGACCTGTTCTGGCAGCAAGCATTTAATCAGAATAAAGACGATTTCTTAGCGGCTATTGCCGATGCAGATGTACGCCGATTTGCCGAAATCAATTATGGCCCATGGGATCGCCTCAACGCAGATATGCCCTTTATTGAAGGCTTTGGGAAAAAGCCTTTAGGTGCGTCTTTCTATCCAGCAGACATGGAAAAAGCTGAATTTGAAGCATTCAACGCACCTCATAAAGATGGCTTGTATAGCATTGTTGAACGCGATGCTAACCAGCTACTTCAGCTAAAAGCTTATTCAGACTATTACCCTGCTGAGCTGACTGAAGCGGCGGAGTTACTCATCAAAGCTTCTGAGTTGGCTGATGATCCTGAATTTTCCAACTACTTAAAGCTTCGTGCTGACGCACTGCTCAGCAATGACTATTACCCGTCTGATGTGGCGTGGATGAAAATGAAGAACAACCCCATCGACGTCGTGATCGGGCCGATCGAAAACTATGAAGATTTGTTGTTTGGGTATCGAGCAGCATTTGAATCTTACGTATTAGTGAAAGACTTGGCGTGGAGCGAACGCCTCAGTAAATACGCAGCGTTTTTACCATGGCTACAACAAGAGTTGCCGGTTGGTGAAGCCTACAAAGCTGAAACACCGGGCTCCGATGCCGATCTTAATGCATATGATGTGATCTATTATGCGGGCCACAGCAATGCGGGCAGCAAGACTATTGCCATTAACTTGCCGAACGACGAACGAGTACAGCTCGCTCAAGGCACGCGTCGCTTGCAGCTAAAAAATGCTATGCGCGCCAAGTTCGACAAGATTTTAATGCCAATTTCCGAGCAGTTGATTGTGCCTGAACAACGAAAATACATTACCTTCGATGCGTTTTTTGCCAACACTATGTTCCACGAAGTGGCGCATGGCTTAGGGATTAAGAACACGCTTGATGGTCAGGGCACGGTTCGACAGGCGCTAAAAGAGCATGCTTCTGCGCTTGAAGAAGGTAAGGCCGATGTTCTTGGCTTATACATGGTGCGTAAGCTGTATGAAAAAGGTGAAATTGCTGAAGGGCAATTAGAAGACTACTACACCACGTTCTTGGCGGGTATTTTCCGTTCAGTACGTTTTGGCGCTTCTAGCGCTCATGGCGTGGCGAATATGCTGCGTTTCAATTACTTTGCCGAACAAGGTGCATTTACTAAAACTGACGATGGTTTGTATCGCGTCAACTTCGAGCAATTTGAACGTGCGATGGATAAATTATCAGCCAAAATTATTACCTATCAAGGCAATGGTGATTATGATGGAGTGGCGTTATGGGTTGAAAACGCGGGTGAAATTGGTCCAGAGCTGGCGCAAGATCTCGCTAAATTAGATGAAGCTAACATTCCTGTTGACATTGTGTTTGAACAAGGCAAGGATATGCTTGCGCTTGACTAA
- the fabV gene encoding enoyl-ACP reductase FabV, with product MIIKPRVRGFICINAHPAGCAESVKQQIEYVRQQPAIEDGPKRVLVIGSSTGYGLASRITSTFGGNAKTVGVFFEKPASEKKTGSAGWYNTAAFHAEAEAAGHYAKSVNGDAFSDEIKQKTIDLIKQDLGQVDLVVYSLASPRRTDPVDGLVYGSVLKPINNSYTARTLDTSKEVVHEMSLEPASEQEIADTVKVMGGEDWERWIDQMAEAGVLAQGARTVAYSYIGKELTWPIYGKATIGRAKEDLDRAVRDMTAKHADLNLTSNVGVLKALVTQASSAIPIMPLYISLLYKVMKELGTHEGCIEQIRGLFDQMYISGPILDEDNRLRVDGKELTDEVQNTVAELWDKVETNNIYELTDYAGYKHEFLKLFGFEFDGVDYEADISPLVDLPLED from the coding sequence ATGATTATCAAACCGCGTGTACGTGGATTTATTTGTATCAATGCTCATCCAGCAGGATGCGCCGAGAGCGTGAAACAGCAAATTGAGTACGTTCGTCAGCAACCTGCAATTGAGGATGGTCCAAAACGTGTGTTGGTGATTGGTTCATCAACCGGTTATGGCTTGGCATCTCGCATTACCTCAACATTTGGTGGCAACGCTAAAACTGTTGGCGTATTTTTTGAAAAGCCTGCAAGTGAGAAGAAAACCGGTTCAGCAGGCTGGTACAATACAGCTGCATTTCATGCAGAAGCTGAAGCGGCTGGTCATTATGCCAAAAGCGTTAATGGCGATGCGTTTTCTGATGAAATTAAACAGAAAACCATCGACCTGATTAAACAAGATTTGGGTCAAGTGGACTTAGTCGTGTATTCGCTCGCATCACCGCGCCGCACAGATCCAGTCGACGGCCTAGTCTACGGCTCTGTATTAAAGCCTATCAACAATAGCTACACCGCGCGTACACTCGACACGTCAAAAGAAGTGGTACATGAAATGTCACTTGAGCCCGCGTCTGAGCAAGAGATTGCAGACACGGTTAAAGTGATGGGTGGTGAAGATTGGGAACGTTGGATCGACCAAATGGCGGAAGCAGGTGTATTGGCGCAAGGTGCACGCACTGTGGCATATAGCTATATCGGTAAAGAATTAACGTGGCCAATATACGGCAAAGCGACCATCGGCCGTGCGAAAGAAGATTTAGACCGCGCAGTACGCGACATGACGGCAAAACATGCTGATCTGAACCTCACCTCAAACGTAGGTGTGCTCAAAGCATTGGTCACTCAAGCATCGTCGGCGATTCCAATTATGCCGTTGTACATTTCGTTGTTGTACAAAGTGATGAAAGAGCTAGGTACCCACGAAGGCTGTATCGAGCAAATTCGTGGTTTGTTCGACCAAATGTATATCAGTGGACCGATTCTAGATGAAGACAACCGCTTGCGTGTTGACGGTAAAGAGTTGACCGACGAGGTTCAGAACACTGTAGCGGAACTTTGGGACAAGGTCGAAACAAACAACATCTATGAACTCACCGATTATGCAGGCTACAAGCATGAATTCTTGAAACTGTTTGGTTTTGAGTTTGATGGTGTGGATTATGAAGCGGACATTAGCCCGCTGGTGGATTTACCCCTCGAAGATTAA
- a CDS encoding multidrug effflux MFS transporter, which produces MGATLILLTMVVAMTPLAIDMYLPAMPAIAGDLSVPLATIQRSLSTFLLGFAIGQLIHGPLSDGLGRRPVMLTGLILFSISSFGAALANDAEHFLGWRIVQAFGGAAGSVVINAIITDKFQGAKAIKIRSTILTVMLIAPLIAPTLGGFLLMHGGWRSIYHALGVYAVITLVWIWYSLDVVEQPKSSVRVGAILKRYRAVLGDSKGWAWIVGLSFNSATMFAFLGGSPYLYIEHFQVTPQVYGFLFAANVVVMATGAMLNGRLAGKIPPLVLLRRAQWAQLTCLMSMVGALLTGMATLPVLVVLIAGAIGLNSFVFPNATQSVMELFRTNAGTASAVLGASQFGMGAIASSIVAMGNGHGAAALVVVMATTGSIAFILVGIACRHYVPVKR; this is translated from the coding sequence TTGGGCGCAACCTTAATTCTTCTCACAATGGTTGTGGCTATGACGCCACTTGCCATTGATATGTACCTTCCTGCCATGCCAGCAATTGCTGGTGATTTAAGTGTGCCATTGGCCACTATTCAGCGCTCACTCAGTACATTCTTGTTGGGATTTGCCATAGGGCAACTGATTCATGGCCCGTTGTCAGACGGCCTTGGCCGCAGACCCGTAATGCTGACGGGTTTAATTCTGTTCTCTATTTCTAGCTTTGGTGCCGCGTTGGCTAACGACGCGGAACACTTCTTGGGATGGCGCATCGTGCAAGCCTTTGGGGGCGCTGCCGGTTCAGTGGTCATTAACGCAATTATTACCGACAAGTTCCAAGGCGCTAAGGCAATTAAAATCCGCTCAACCATCTTAACGGTGATGCTCATCGCACCACTGATTGCACCAACATTGGGTGGTTTTTTACTCATGCATGGTGGCTGGCGAAGTATTTATCATGCGCTGGGGGTTTATGCCGTCATAACATTGGTGTGGATTTGGTATTCGCTTGATGTGGTAGAACAACCTAAAAGCTCGGTCCGAGTTGGCGCAATCTTGAAGCGTTATCGAGCCGTGCTGGGAGACTCCAAAGGTTGGGCTTGGATTGTTGGATTATCGTTTAATTCGGCCACTATGTTCGCATTTTTAGGCGGCTCTCCATACTTATATATCGAGCACTTTCAAGTCACGCCTCAAGTGTATGGTTTCTTATTTGCTGCCAATGTTGTAGTCATGGCCACCGGTGCCATGCTAAATGGCCGTTTGGCCGGAAAAATACCGCCGTTGGTTCTATTGCGCCGTGCTCAATGGGCGCAATTAACATGCTTAATGAGTATGGTGGGCGCGTTGCTCACGGGCATGGCAACATTGCCTGTGCTGGTGGTGCTAATCGCTGGTGCGATTGGTTTGAATAGCTTTGTGTTTCCCAATGCAACGCAGTCGGTGATGGAGCTATTTCGAACCAATGCAGGAACGGCGTCTGCGGTACTGGGCGCCAGTCAATTCGGTATGGGCGCAATCGCCAGTAGTATTGTAGCTATGGGCAACGGCCACGGCGCTGCCGCGCTGGTAGTCGTGATGGCAACGACGGGTTCAATTGCATTTATTTTGGTGGGCATTGCGTGCCGCCATTATGTGCCCGTCAAACGATAA
- a CDS encoding methyl-accepting chemotaxis protein produces MRVSHYARFSAVALFSVSVAFVGLLFWVQQQLDLSDKQRGQYELIKETASMGVVAALQKYLAQGDAVVLIEVEERLHQLDEELVNLPGAAAAPIREQVQLLLDKTKSDYRAIGKLSGDPMALLKISEREMLSSAKSLIRYASEGHANNPFVARNYADLSTDSILLVHELSQARIDLLSGHASGDDHLTSLLNDLASTASEVVGLPLLEVYHEAEVDEFALGDDDSELEEKGELARDELMSLARRYPSELERTRKIATQRQHSFRQLEQDLNGFKTAIAYGETMVSAERQRIVDGIKLAAGIMVAVLLFITVSNYMLQFTYVLKPLRQLRQAFHHLVESNELTTIDVRNKKSELGEIAQYFNQLIQHEQNELARRQQQLKVVSEALQTISEQVNHICHSNSQTEQHLLDSRQTTAVLSDITQELSKISDAVESNARETESSMELSLTGVAEVLAASEQTSEAATLGFNELSSLSASVEDVSAILDVIRNIADQTNLLALNAAIESARAGVHGRGFSVVADEVRQLAFKTQNSLTEITDILSTLTESSQRLGGSITQVKEASGHQRTIAEQLMQTSEKVKEQSHQAVNAAHQASEFVRDQAEHVELFNQAMDSVQQQVEGARGLAGNIRDDVTGQASHITSTLLQTDRNTELPKQTVNFR; encoded by the coding sequence ATGCGTGTTTCCCATTATGCTCGATTTTCAGCCGTGGCGTTGTTCTCCGTTAGTGTTGCGTTTGTTGGCTTGCTGTTCTGGGTGCAACAACAACTCGACCTTTCTGATAAACAACGTGGCCAATACGAACTGATCAAAGAAACAGCCAGCATGGGCGTCGTTGCTGCTTTACAAAAATATCTTGCTCAAGGGGACGCCGTTGTTTTGATTGAGGTGGAAGAGCGACTGCATCAGTTAGACGAAGAGCTTGTGAACCTGCCTGGCGCTGCCGCGGCTCCTATCCGCGAGCAAGTGCAGCTCCTACTTGACAAAACCAAGTCAGATTACCGTGCTATTGGCAAGCTAAGTGGTGATCCCATGGCGTTGCTTAAAATCTCCGAGCGAGAAATGCTATCTAGCGCTAAATCACTCATACGATATGCCTCAGAAGGGCATGCCAACAACCCATTTGTCGCACGCAATTATGCCGACTTAAGTACTGACAGCATTCTGCTTGTACATGAGCTCAGCCAGGCGCGTATCGATCTATTGTCGGGACATGCATCAGGCGACGATCATTTAACCTCTTTATTAAATGATCTAGCGTCAACAGCCAGTGAAGTGGTTGGCTTACCTTTATTGGAGGTTTACCACGAAGCAGAAGTGGACGAGTTTGCCTTGGGTGATGATGATTCAGAGCTTGAAGAAAAAGGAGAGCTTGCGCGAGATGAGTTGATGAGCTTGGCGCGACGCTATCCAAGCGAACTTGAGCGAACGCGTAAAATTGCCACTCAGCGTCAACATAGTTTTCGTCAGCTCGAACAGGATCTTAACGGGTTTAAAACCGCCATTGCTTATGGTGAAACCATGGTCAGTGCTGAACGCCAGCGGATTGTCGATGGCATTAAATTGGCGGCAGGGATCATGGTGGCAGTATTACTGTTCATTACGGTCTCAAACTACATGCTGCAATTTACCTACGTGCTTAAACCGCTCCGTCAGTTACGACAAGCATTCCACCATTTGGTGGAGAGCAACGAACTGACGACGATTGATGTGCGAAACAAAAAATCAGAACTGGGCGAAATTGCACAGTATTTCAATCAGCTTATTCAGCATGAACAGAACGAGCTTGCTCGCCGTCAGCAGCAGCTAAAAGTGGTATCTGAAGCCTTGCAGACTATTAGTGAGCAAGTGAATCATATTTGTCATTCTAATAGTCAAACTGAGCAGCATTTACTTGATTCACGCCAAACCACCGCGGTGTTGTCGGATATCACGCAGGAACTTTCAAAAATTTCAGATGCAGTAGAAAGCAATGCCCGAGAGACCGAATCGTCAATGGAACTGAGCTTGACGGGCGTGGCAGAAGTATTGGCCGCGAGTGAACAAACGTCTGAAGCGGCAACTTTGGGTTTCAATGAATTATCGAGCTTGTCTGCATCAGTTGAAGATGTAAGTGCAATTCTGGATGTAATCCGCAACATTGCTGATCAAACCAATTTATTGGCGCTCAATGCTGCCATTGAGTCTGCGCGAGCGGGTGTACACGGTCGCGGGTTCTCTGTGGTGGCTGATGAAGTGCGCCAGCTGGCCTTTAAAACACAGAATTCACTGACTGAAATTACCGACATTTTAAGTACTTTAACCGAGTCGTCACAGCGACTTGGTGGCAGCATCACGCAAGTGAAAGAAGCGTCCGGCCATCAGCGCACCATTGCTGAGCAATTGATGCAAACTTCCGAGAAGGTCAAGGAACAATCACATCAAGCCGTGAATGCAGCTCACCAAGCATCGGAGTTTGTGCGCGATCAGGCCGAACACGTTGAGTTGTTTAATCAAGCCATGGACTCGGTTCAGCAACAAGTTGAAGGTGCTCGCGGGTTGGCAGGCAATATCCGCGACGATGTGACCGGTCAAGCATCGCACATCACGAGTACATTACTGCAAACTGACCGTAACACCGAATTACCTAAACAAACGGTTAATTTTCGCTAA